A genomic stretch from Natronogracilivirga saccharolytica includes:
- a CDS encoding DedA family protein — MTEFIFMTFESISWPAALSIGFILLFLHGVLLTPPSELSLAAIGLYASIHEWLYFPSIFSTTVGNIAGCIVLFKLSRHYSDWITDFLRTTRFKYIKYLNDKARLDFHRYGHHFVFYGRFIPNVRSVVSIPAGLSNMPASTFLVYSGLGCLLWSLLWVSVGYFAGKPLLSIIEAHQNFALAMLILTIIAVIVHRYHIIKTKKYMF; from the coding sequence ATGACCGAATTTATATTCATGACATTTGAGTCCATCTCGTGGCCTGCTGCTTTGTCAATAGGGTTCATCCTCCTTTTCCTGCACGGGGTTTTACTCACACCACCCAGTGAGCTCAGCCTGGCCGCCATCGGCCTGTATGCCAGCATACATGAATGGCTGTACTTCCCCTCCATTTTTTCAACAACCGTCGGCAACATCGCCGGATGCATCGTTCTGTTCAAACTGAGCCGCCACTACTCTGACTGGATAACCGATTTCCTCAGGACCACACGGTTCAAATACATTAAATATCTGAACGACAAGGCAAGGCTCGATTTTCACAGGTACGGACACCATTTTGTTTTCTATGGCCGGTTCATACCCAACGTCCGCTCTGTCGTATCAATCCCTGCAGGATTGTCCAACATGCCGGCCTCTACCTTTCTCGTCTATTCCGGACTTGGATGTCTGCTCTGGTCGCTGTTGTGGGTCTCGGTCGGATATTTTGCAGGCAAGCCGCTGCTGAGCATTATCGAAGCCCACCAGAATTTCGCGCTTGCCATGCTCATCCTCACGATTATTGCCGTAATCGTGCATCGCTATCACATCATCAAAACAAAGAAATACATGTTTTGA